In Halosegnis marinus, one genomic interval encodes:
- a CDS encoding thioredoxin family protein, which produces MAADLTTTADRYDYLRERDVLVERDGRVAITEAFDSARRVYHDSYGDIDDERFHATLADLFEMSVADAKSQAAELGITRDQLVAYLSLRSYLDDGGAVPDPNDLVSMAGIVADVAPVSPVPEDMRELTDDDYAEFVAEHGDAVVFVWKLHCAPCDAMKGELDEVLGLVPDGVAVAGVNGEKVTAFRREFGVDAAPATVTFADGDHHETLESRRKPERLAELFDEAF; this is translated from the coding sequence ATGGCGGCCGACCTCACTACCACGGCGGACCGCTACGACTACCTCCGCGAGCGCGACGTGCTCGTCGAGCGCGACGGCCGCGTCGCCATCACGGAAGCGTTCGACTCGGCGCGGCGCGTCTATCACGACAGCTACGGGGACATCGACGACGAGCGCTTCCACGCCACCCTCGCCGACCTGTTCGAGATGTCCGTCGCGGACGCGAAGTCGCAGGCCGCGGAGCTGGGTATCACGCGCGACCAGCTGGTCGCGTACCTGTCGCTCCGGTCGTATCTCGACGACGGCGGCGCCGTCCCCGACCCGAACGACCTCGTGTCGATGGCCGGCATCGTCGCCGACGTGGCGCCGGTGTCGCCCGTTCCCGAGGACATGCGGGAGCTGACCGACGACGACTACGCCGAGTTCGTCGCCGAACACGGCGACGCGGTCGTGTTCGTCTGGAAGCTCCACTGTGCGCCCTGCGACGCGATGAAGGGCGAACTCGACGAGGTGCTCGGGCTCGTCCCCGACGGCGTCGCCGTCGCGGGCGTGAACGGCGAGAAGGTGACCGCCTTCCGCCGCGAGTTCGGCGTGGACGCCGCGCCGGCCACCGTCACCTTCGCGGACGGCGACCACCACGAGACGCTGGAGAGCCGCCGGAAGCCCGAACGGCTCGCCGAGCTGTTCGACGAGGCCTTCTAG
- a CDS encoding DUF7537 family lipoprotein → MRRALALCVLLVLAGCGATSDGGTATDTVTAVEVPDDATLAPGLAESGVERPDALADAHAGVLADTSYRLVSTETVRYANGTLRESLTVDLRLAADRGYLVDTATAGPAAPVFLGTPPANATFWSDGETYLRRLSRENTTVYNEFEPREGGGTWQYWARTVPFGGGTGNPRDFVEDTFAAADTRLAGRIGVNGSTAYLVAANATAEPFDPEYADPGAVSLRATVTRAGLVRTLTLRYEATADGEPVVVRRTLRYRKLGNTTAPRPPWAERV, encoded by the coding sequence ATGCGGCGCGCGCTCGCGCTCTGTGTACTCCTCGTCCTCGCCGGCTGTGGCGCCACGAGCGACGGCGGCACCGCGACCGACACCGTCACCGCGGTCGAGGTCCCCGATGACGCGACGCTAGCGCCGGGACTCGCGGAGTCGGGCGTCGAGCGACCCGACGCGCTGGCCGACGCCCACGCCGGAGTGCTCGCGGACACCTCCTACCGGCTCGTCTCGACCGAAACCGTCCGGTACGCGAACGGGACGCTCCGGGAGTCGCTGACGGTCGACCTCCGGTTGGCGGCCGACCGCGGCTACCTCGTCGACACGGCGACTGCGGGCCCGGCCGCGCCCGTCTTCCTCGGGACACCCCCCGCGAACGCGACGTTCTGGTCCGACGGGGAGACGTACCTCCGGCGGCTCTCGCGGGAGAACACCACGGTGTACAACGAGTTCGAGCCGCGCGAGGGCGGCGGGACGTGGCAGTACTGGGCGCGGACGGTTCCGTTCGGCGGCGGGACGGGCAACCCCCGCGACTTCGTCGAGGACACCTTCGCCGCGGCCGACACCCGGCTCGCGGGCCGGATCGGCGTGAACGGGTCGACGGCGTACCTCGTCGCCGCGAACGCGACGGCCGAGCCGTTCGACCCGGAGTACGCCGACCCGGGGGCGGTCTCGCTTCGCGCGACGGTGACGCGCGCGGGGCTGGTCCGGACCCTGACACTCCGCTACGAGGCGACCGCCGACGGGGAGCCGGTCGTCGTCCGGCGGACCCTCCGCTACCGGAAACTCGGGAACACGACGGCGCCGCGGCCCCCGTGGGCCGAGCGCGTCTAG
- a CDS encoding DUF7520 family protein: MSDTEPRTGGRRLVVTLYVGIVLLTAAIGFVIGYIGPQGLDPELYGFIQLPPTPFGMALYGGATIATILGVLLAGVVYVSEKYDDAEPGRSP, translated from the coding sequence GTGAGCGACACGGAACCGCGCACCGGCGGCCGGCGGCTCGTGGTGACCCTCTACGTGGGCATCGTCCTGCTCACGGCGGCCATCGGCTTCGTCATCGGCTACATCGGCCCGCAGGGGCTCGACCCCGAGCTGTACGGCTTCATCCAGCTCCCGCCGACGCCGTTCGGGATGGCGCTGTACGGCGGCGCGACTATCGCGACCATCCTCGGCGTGCTCCTCGCCGGCGTCGTCTACGTCTCCGAGAAGTACGACGACGCCGAGCCCGGTCGGTCACCGTGA
- a CDS encoding cbb3-type cytochrome c oxidase subunit I, which translates to MAGEQLALTVLMGVFLVGVVALLSRMEDLRTYTPLAGGSAGYGDETSTAHKPSGLVRWLTTVDHKDIGIMYGIYAVIAFVWGGLAVMLMRVELATPAMDALAGMGGANFYNGLLTSHGITMLFLFGTPIIAAFSNYFIPLLIGADDMAFPRINAIAFWLLPPAALLIWAGFFLAPLTGGSVEAAATSWTMYTPLSAEQANPGVDLMLLGLHLSGVSATMGAINFIATIFTERSEKVNWANLDIFSWTILTQSALILFAFPLLGSALIMLLLDRNFATAFFAVDGGSPILWQHLFWFFGHPEVYILVLPPMGLVSWILPKFSGRKLFGYKFVIYSTLAIGVLSFGVWAHHMFSTGIDPRVRASFMAVSLAIAIPSAVKTFNWITTMWNGKLRLTAPMLFCIGFVANFVIGGITGVFLAAIPIDLVLHDTYYVVGHFHWIVMGMIAFAGFGAIYYWFPIVTGKMYQKTLAKAHFWLSEVGVAVTFFAMLLLGYLGMPRRYATYEFNGAIAPLAEVTTLHQIATVGAFIIMFAQIIWVWNMVQSYLEGPVVEDGDPWDLKETNQHSREFQWFEDQLSLDDGDDTPALAADGGDVEADGGLEPAVRRVEDEE; encoded by the coding sequence ATGGCAGGAGAACAGCTTGCGCTAACCGTTCTCATGGGGGTCTTCCTGGTGGGCGTCGTCGCCCTCCTCTCGCGGATGGAGGACCTGCGCACCTACACGCCGCTGGCCGGCGGGAGCGCCGGCTACGGGGACGAGACGTCCACCGCACACAAGCCCTCGGGGCTGGTGCGGTGGCTCACCACGGTCGACCACAAGGACATCGGCATCATGTACGGCATCTACGCCGTCATCGCCTTCGTCTGGGGCGGACTCGCGGTCATGCTCATGCGCGTCGAGCTGGCCACCCCGGCGATGGACGCGCTGGCCGGCATGGGCGGGGCGAACTTCTACAACGGCCTGCTCACGAGCCACGGCATCACGATGCTGTTCCTGTTCGGGACGCCCATCATCGCGGCGTTCTCGAACTACTTCATCCCGCTGCTCATCGGGGCCGACGACATGGCGTTCCCGCGCATCAACGCCATCGCCTTCTGGCTCCTCCCGCCGGCCGCGCTGCTCATCTGGGCCGGCTTCTTCCTCGCGCCCCTGACGGGCGGGAGCGTCGAGGCCGCCGCCACCTCGTGGACGATGTACACGCCGCTGTCGGCCGAGCAGGCCAACCCCGGCGTCGACCTGATGCTGCTGGGGCTGCACCTCTCGGGCGTCTCCGCGACGATGGGCGCGATAAACTTCATCGCGACCATCTTCACCGAGCGCTCGGAGAAGGTGAACTGGGCGAACCTCGACATCTTCTCGTGGACCATCCTCACCCAGTCGGCGCTCATCCTGTTCGCGTTCCCGCTGCTCGGGAGCGCGCTCATCATGCTGCTGCTCGACCGGAACTTCGCGACGGCCTTCTTCGCCGTCGACGGCGGCTCGCCCATCCTCTGGCAGCACCTGTTCTGGTTCTTCGGCCACCCCGAGGTGTACATCCTCGTGCTGCCCCCGATGGGGCTGGTATCGTGGATCCTGCCGAAGTTCTCGGGCCGGAAGCTGTTCGGCTACAAGTTCGTCATCTACTCCACGCTCGCCATCGGCGTGCTCTCGTTCGGCGTCTGGGCACACCACATGTTCTCCACGGGCATCGACCCGCGGGTCCGCGCGAGCTTCATGGCCGTCTCGTTGGCCATCGCGATACCGTCGGCGGTGAAGACGTTCAACTGGATCACGACGATGTGGAACGGGAAGCTCCGCCTGACGGCGCCGATGCTGTTCTGTATCGGCTTCGTCGCCAACTTCGTCATCGGCGGCATCACGGGCGTCTTCCTCGCCGCGATTCCCATCGACCTCGTGCTCCACGACACGTACTACGTCGTCGGCCACTTCCACTGGATCGTCATGGGGATGATCGCCTTCGCCGGCTTCGGGGCCATCTACTACTGGTTCCCCATCGTCACCGGGAAGATGTACCAGAAGACGCTCGCGAAGGCGCACTTCTGGCTCTCGGAGGTCGGCGTCGCGGTGACGTTCTTCGCGATGCTGCTGCTCGGCTACCTCGGGATGCCGCGCCGCTACGCGACCTACGAGTTCAACGGCGCCATCGCGCCGCTGGCCGAGGTGACGACGCTCCACCAGATCGCCACGGTGGGCGCGTTCATCATCATGTTCGCCCAGATCATCTGGGTGTGGAACATGGTCCAGTCGTACCTGGAGGGGCCGGTCGTCGAGGACGGCGACCCGTGGGACCTCAAGGAGACGAACCAGCACTCCCGCGAGTTCCAGTGGTTCGAGGACCAGCTCTCGCTCGACGACGGCGACGACACGCCGGCCCTGGCCGCCGACGGCGGCGACGTCGAGGCCGACGGCGGGCTCGAACCCGCCGTGCGCCGCGTCGAGGACGAGGAGTAG
- a CDS encoding DUF6684 family protein — protein sequence MSSRTFDRETLLDLVVNAIPLAMMAFFVVVFVAFNPFGSDPANQAIQLSIVVITFGALFVLTYYSGRAISRAESELEEEPEEHAEPQAAAAAESEETSPEIPDEEYGNVTADEPAEGAAAVADGVETDPEIPDEE from the coding sequence ATGTCATCACGGACGTTCGACCGGGAGACGCTCCTCGACCTGGTCGTCAACGCCATCCCGCTGGCGATGATGGCCTTCTTCGTGGTCGTATTCGTCGCGTTCAACCCCTTCGGGTCGGACCCGGCCAATCAGGCCATCCAGCTGAGTATCGTCGTCATCACGTTCGGCGCGCTGTTCGTCCTCACCTACTACTCGGGCCGCGCCATCTCGCGGGCCGAGTCGGAGCTGGAGGAGGAGCCCGAGGAGCACGCCGAGCCGCAGGCCGCCGCGGCCGCCGAGAGCGAGGAGACCTCCCCCGAGATCCCGGACGAGGAGTACGGGAACGTGACCGCCGACGAGCCCGCCGAGGGCGCCGCCGCGGTCGCCGACGGCGTCGAGACGGACCCCGAGATCCCGGACGAGGAGTAG
- a CDS encoding DUF7541 family protein: MADTDTEAVAASEAAKASPWPLFVALGLAVGEVGVFMGLYPVAVAGLLLFVGSIAGIVQEAGYSERPWKLLAGLGGLLVVVGAWVVTSQTGIDAAAMLAAVDGADTIVLRGFSIAAAGVIALAASVAGVAVADDDPFPA, from the coding sequence ATGGCAGACACGGACACCGAGGCGGTGGCCGCGAGCGAGGCCGCGAAGGCCAGCCCGTGGCCGCTGTTCGTCGCGCTCGGCCTCGCCGTCGGGGAGGTCGGCGTGTTCATGGGACTGTACCCGGTCGCCGTCGCGGGGCTCCTGCTGTTCGTCGGGAGCATCGCCGGTATCGTCCAGGAGGCGGGCTACAGCGAGCGCCCGTGGAAGCTGCTCGCGGGGCTGGGCGGCCTGCTCGTCGTCGTCGGGGCGTGGGTGGTGACGAGCCAGACCGGCATCGACGCCGCGGCGATGCTCGCGGCCGTGGACGGGGCCGACACCATCGTCCTCCGCGGCTTCTCCATCGCCGCGGCGGGCGTCATCGCGCTCGCCGCGAGCGTCGCGGGCGTCGCCGTCGCGGACGACGACCCCTTCCCGGCCTGA
- the mvaD gene encoding phosphomevalonate decarboxylase MvaD, translated as MKATAKAHPIQGLVKYHGMRDADLRLPYHDSISVCTAPSHSKTTAAFDPSLAEDELVIDGEEVTGRGRERVVHVVDHVRDLAGIDHRVRFESTNDFPTNIGFGSSSSGFAAAAMALVEAAGLDMTRPEISTVARRGSSSAARAVTGAFSQLDAGLNDEDCRSHRIETPLEEDLRIVAAEVPAFKHTEQAHEEAEDSHMFEARLAHIHGQIAEMRDHLRSGDFDAAFELAEHDSLSLAATTMTGPAGWVYWQPETLRVFETVRDLREDGVPVYYSTDTGASVYVNTTAEHVERVEAAVAEHVPTRVWEVGGPAEVLDESEALF; from the coding sequence ATGAAGGCGACCGCGAAGGCCCACCCCATCCAGGGGCTCGTCAAGTACCACGGGATGCGCGACGCCGACCTGCGGCTCCCGTACCACGACTCCATCAGCGTCTGTACCGCCCCCTCGCACTCGAAGACGACCGCGGCGTTCGACCCCTCGCTCGCCGAGGACGAACTCGTCATCGACGGCGAGGAGGTGACGGGCCGCGGCCGCGAGCGCGTCGTCCACGTCGTCGACCACGTCCGCGACCTCGCGGGCATCGACCACCGCGTCCGCTTCGAATCGACCAACGACTTCCCGACGAACATCGGCTTCGGCTCCTCGTCGTCCGGCTTCGCCGCCGCCGCGATGGCGCTGGTCGAGGCCGCCGGCCTCGACATGACCCGCCCCGAGATATCGACGGTCGCACGCCGCGGCTCCTCCTCCGCGGCCCGCGCGGTCACGGGCGCGTTCTCCCAACTCGACGCCGGGCTGAACGACGAGGACTGCCGCTCGCACCGCATCGAGACGCCGCTGGAGGAGGACCTGCGCATCGTCGCCGCCGAGGTGCCGGCGTTCAAACACACCGAGCAGGCCCACGAGGAGGCCGAGGACTCCCACATGTTCGAGGCGCGCCTCGCCCACATCCACGGCCAGATAGCGGAGATGCGTGACCACCTCCGCTCGGGCGACTTCGACGCCGCGTTCGAACTCGCGGAACACGACTCGCTCTCGCTCGCCGCGACGACGATGACCGGCCCCGCAGGCTGGGTGTACTGGCAGCCGGAGACCCTGCGCGTCTTCGAGACGGTTCGCGACCTCCGCGAGGACGGCGTCCCGGTGTACTACTCCACCGATACCGGCGCCTCCGTGTATGTGAACACTACTGCCGAACACGTCGAGCGCGTCGAGGCCGCCGTCGCCGAACACGTCCCCACCCGCGTCTGGGAGGTCGGCGGCCCGGCCGAGGTGCTCGACGAGTCCGAGGCGCTGTTCTGA
- a CDS encoding NAD(P)/FAD-dependent oxidoreductase, whose protein sequence is MHVAVLGAGYAGLTAVRRLERRLPDDAGLTLVNDEPYHLVQHELHRAIRRPDIADTIRVPLDDVLDRAEFVEARVESVDRAAGTATLDTGEELDYDYAAVCLGAETAFYDLPGVEANAIPLKRLADAERVRERFLDADGGRFVVGGAGLSGIQVAGELAALADEEGVDAEVVLLEMADSVAPGFAPDFQEAVRAELDDRGIDVRTGTAVAGADASTVELESGEELDYDGFVWAGGIRGPAALGGERPETRANLRAENGTFLVGDAARVVDDEGAPVPASAQAALREAKVAADNIAALVAHDREGTGGFEPRLDRYTFDTPGWVVTVGDGAVAKVGPTVLRGQAARAAKATIGAAHLSSVGAITNASRLVREEL, encoded by the coding sequence ATGCACGTCGCCGTCCTCGGCGCGGGGTACGCGGGATTGACCGCCGTCCGTCGGCTCGAACGCCGCCTTCCCGACGACGCGGGCCTCACGCTCGTCAACGACGAGCCGTACCACCTCGTCCAGCACGAACTCCACCGCGCGATACGCCGACCCGACATCGCCGACACCATCCGGGTGCCGCTCGACGACGTCCTCGACCGCGCGGAGTTCGTCGAGGCGCGTGTCGAGTCGGTCGACCGCGCCGCGGGAACGGCGACGCTCGACACGGGCGAGGAACTCGACTACGACTACGCGGCCGTCTGTCTCGGCGCGGAGACGGCCTTCTACGACCTGCCCGGCGTGGAGGCGAACGCGATACCGCTGAAGCGGCTCGCGGACGCCGAGCGCGTCCGCGAACGGTTCCTCGACGCCGACGGGGGCCGGTTCGTCGTGGGCGGCGCGGGCCTCTCGGGGATTCAGGTCGCGGGCGAACTCGCGGCGCTCGCCGACGAGGAGGGGGTCGATGCCGAAGTAGTTCTGCTTGAGATGGCTGACAGCGTCGCGCCCGGCTTCGCGCCCGACTTCCAGGAGGCCGTTCGGGCGGAACTCGACGACCGCGGCATCGACGTGCGGACCGGAACGGCCGTCGCCGGGGCCGACGCCTCGACGGTGGAACTCGAATCCGGCGAGGAACTCGACTACGACGGCTTCGTCTGGGCCGGCGGTATCCGCGGCCCGGCCGCGCTCGGCGGCGAGCGACCCGAGACGCGGGCGAACCTCCGGGCGGAGAACGGGACCTTCCTCGTCGGCGACGCCGCCCGGGTCGTGGACGACGAGGGCGCCCCCGTCCCCGCGAGCGCACAGGCCGCGCTCCGCGAGGCGAAGGTCGCGGCGGACAACATCGCCGCGCTGGTCGCCCACGACCGCGAGGGGACGGGCGGCTTCGAGCCGCGCCTCGACCGCTACACCTTCGACACGCCGGGGTGGGTCGTCACCGTCGGCGACGGCGCGGTGGCGAAGGTGGGGCCGACCGTCCTCCGGGGGCAGGCCGCCCGCGCCGCGAAGGCGACCATCGGCGCGGCCCACCTCTCCTCGGTCGGGGCCATCACCAACGCCTCGCGGCTGGTCCGCGAGGAGCTGTGA
- a CDS encoding M24 family metallopeptidase has translation MDTALVSEKVEQANRAVADADVDAWLTFCRETNEIHEPCLPYVLGFDVVWPTAVVIGPEDSTVILGRHDAPNAERLGVHEVRPYDESIREPLQATLSRMDAETVAVNFDRDDNVADGLTHGLYLRLRDLLPGRELVSAGDIVGRVRGIKSRSEHERITQAAETTLGLLTELASAWTPSMTEAEAVDWLHERMREAGYGSAWSWDYCPTVHAGGDADLGHTLPGDRTVPDGELLHVDFGVVRDGYAADIQRLWVRGEVDPGLRRAFDDVRAAIDAGHAALEPGAVGHEVDAAARSALTGRGRDAYDHAFGHQVGRTAHDGGVLLGPEWDRYGDAVRGAVRPGEVYTMELGLDTEWGYVGQEEMVRITDEGTEFVVEPQTALWQLSR, from the coding sequence GTGGACACTGCCCTCGTCTCCGAGAAGGTCGAGCAAGCCAACCGGGCCGTCGCCGACGCCGACGTCGATGCCTGGCTCACGTTCTGTCGCGAGACGAACGAGATACACGAGCCCTGTCTCCCCTACGTCCTGGGCTTCGACGTCGTCTGGCCGACCGCCGTCGTCATCGGCCCCGAGGACTCGACGGTCATCCTCGGGCGCCACGACGCCCCGAACGCCGAGCGACTGGGGGTTCACGAGGTGCGCCCCTACGACGAGTCCATCCGGGAGCCGCTGCAGGCGACGCTCTCGCGCATGGACGCGGAGACCGTGGCCGTCAACTTCGACCGCGACGACAACGTCGCCGACGGCCTCACCCACGGCCTCTATCTCCGGCTCCGGGACCTGCTCCCCGGTCGCGAGCTGGTGAGCGCGGGCGATATCGTCGGCCGGGTCCGGGGTATCAAATCCCGGAGCGAACACGAGCGAATCACACAAGCGGCGGAGACGACCCTCGGGCTACTCACGGAGTTGGCGTCCGCCTGGACGCCGTCGATGACCGAAGCCGAGGCGGTAGACTGGCTGCACGAGCGGATGCGTGAGGCGGGCTACGGAAGCGCGTGGTCGTGGGACTACTGCCCGACGGTGCACGCCGGCGGCGACGCCGACCTCGGACACACGCTTCCCGGCGACCGCACCGTCCCCGACGGGGAACTCCTCCACGTGGACTTCGGCGTCGTCCGTGACGGCTACGCCGCGGACATCCAGCGGCTCTGGGTCCGCGGAGAGGTCGACCCGGGGCTCCGGCGAGCCTTCGACGACGTCCGGGCCGCTATCGACGCCGGTCACGCCGCCCTGGAGCCCGGTGCGGTGGGGCACGAGGTCGACGCCGCCGCTCGCTCGGCGCTCACCGGCCGCGGTCGCGACGCGTACGACCACGCCTTCGGGCACCAAGTCGGTCGGACGGCCCACGACGGCGGCGTGCTGTTGGGTCCCGAGTGGGACCGCTACGGTGACGCGGTACGGGGTGCGGTCCGGCCGGGTGAGGTGTACACGATGGAGCTCGGCCTCGACACGGAGTGGGGCTACGTGGGCCAGGAGGAGATGGTCCGCATCACCGACGAGGGGACGGAGTTCGTCGTCGAGCCGCAAACCGCGTTGTGGCAGCTCTCACGGTAG